A window from Megasphaera vaginalis (ex Bordigoni et al. 2020) encodes these proteins:
- a CDS encoding carbohydrate ABC transporter permease encodes MKKINDCKTAGILLLNILMAIFVMFPIIYAVCITFKPPSEVFEANFFPTNPTVQNIIDAFETAPLGTYLLNTFIVAVSITLAQSLTSCLAAFAFRFLKFKGKNLLFALVMATMMVPGEAIIIAQYLMVRDWGWLDTLYVLIIPFAISTIGIFLFKQALENFPYEIYESARMDGCSNIYFVFYILIPLMRPTLGALAVNSFLSGWNMYMWPLLTTSADNSRTVQIGLSMLNAVDSQSIVLIIAGVVSCMIPSLIIFIVSQKNMIKGLAAGAVKG; translated from the coding sequence ATGAAAAAAATTAACGATTGTAAAACAGCGGGTATACTGCTTTTAAACATACTGATGGCCATATTTGTCATGTTCCCGATCATCTACGCCGTCTGCATCACCTTCAAACCGCCAAGCGAAGTATTTGAAGCCAACTTTTTTCCAACAAATCCTACCGTTCAGAATATTATCGACGCCTTTGAAACGGCGCCATTGGGAACCTATCTCTTAAATACTTTCATCGTGGCGGTCTCCATTACGTTGGCACAGTCGCTCACTTCCTGTTTAGCCGCCTTCGCCTTCCGTTTCCTGAAGTTCAAAGGCAAAAACTTGCTGTTCGCCCTGGTCATGGCCACCATGATGGTTCCCGGCGAAGCGATCATTATCGCGCAATATTTGATGGTCCGGGACTGGGGTTGGCTCGACACGCTGTATGTATTAATCATTCCCTTCGCCATTTCCACTATCGGCATTTTTTTATTCAAACAGGCGTTGGAAAATTTTCCCTATGAAATTTACGAATCGGCCCGAATGGACGGCTGCTCAAATATCTACTTCGTCTTTTATATTCTGATTCCCTTAATGCGGCCGACGCTGGGAGCTTTAGCGGTAAATTCCTTTTTAAGCGGCTGGAACATGTACATGTGGCCGCTGTTGACTACCAGTGCCGACAACAGCCGCACCGTTCAGATCGGGCTGAGCATGTTGAATGCCGTCGATTCGCAGTCCATCGTTCTGATCATCGCCGGCGTCGTAAGCTGCATGATCCCGTCGCTGATCATCTTCATCGTATCGCAAAAAAATATGATCAAAGGACTGGCCGCCGGCGCCGTAAAAGGATAG
- a CDS encoding carbohydrate ABC transporter permease — MNKDLLSKIMAWEGYLYLLPAILIMVIFIIYPFVQTIILSLHQTNVKGLMIHFKGLGNYIDLFSNPVFYHSIMITVVFVVITVCVGVFIGLTSALLCQKDFPGIRVFSATYAMPMAIASSGIALIFQIMLNQTNGIINMLSGAHIGWLTTPTYALLCVSFITGWLNSGVNFLYFCAGLASIDNSLYESASIDGADSIRKFLYITLPNLRPITFFVIVTNIIQAFQAFGQIKILTMGGPGEATNVLVYDIYKNAFITFRYGYASAESVTLFIIVMILTFAIFRLRAKGGQQHEKN; from the coding sequence ATGAACAAAGACCTTTTGTCAAAAATAATGGCCTGGGAAGGCTATCTGTACCTATTACCGGCCATACTTATTATGGTCATATTCATCATCTATCCCTTCGTGCAGACCATCATCCTCTCGCTTCACCAAACGAATGTAAAGGGCCTGATGATACATTTTAAAGGCCTTGGCAACTACATCGATCTGTTTTCCAATCCCGTATTTTATCACAGTATCATGATCACCGTCGTATTTGTCGTGATCACCGTCTGTGTCGGTGTTTTCATCGGCTTGACCAGTGCGCTGCTTTGCCAGAAAGACTTTCCCGGCATCCGCGTATTCTCCGCCACCTACGCGATGCCAATGGCGATCGCTTCTTCCGGAATCGCGCTGATCTTCCAGATCATGCTGAATCAGACAAACGGGATTATCAACATGCTGTCAGGCGCCCATATCGGCTGGCTCACTACCCCGACCTATGCACTGCTGTGCGTCAGCTTTATTACGGGTTGGCTCAACAGCGGCGTCAATTTCCTTTACTTCTGCGCCGGCCTGGCCAGCATTGACAACAGCTTATATGAAAGCGCCTCTATTGACGGCGCCGACAGTATCAGAAAATTCCTATACATTACCTTGCCGAATCTCCGCCCCATAACCTTCTTCGTTATCGTCACCAACATCATTCAGGCCTTTCAGGCCTTCGGACAAATCAAAATCCTTACTATGGGAGGACCGGGAGAAGCTACCAATGTGCTGGTGTACGACATTTACAAAAACGCCTTCATCACCTTCCGCTACGGGTACGCCTCTGCCGAATCGGTAACCTTGTTTATTATTGTCATGATACTGACATTTGCTATCTTCAGACTCCGCGCCAAAGGTGGGCAACAACATGAAAAAAATTAA
- a CDS encoding ABC transporter substrate-binding protein, translating to MRLKTLALCALTAFSIVGLIGCGNTGTTASSGNSDKKIELKFWHAMGGSGAKGIDELVKRFNDSHPNIHVTAEFQGSYDDTITKLRNAGNGKNLGADVVQVFDLGTRYMIDSGLTVPVQDYLDKDKYDISKIEPNIAAYYTINNKLYSMPFNSSTPLLYYNKDIFKKAGIEKPPTSLEELKAMGPKLVQDGGAQMPLALTIYGWYSEQFFCKSGIPIFDNNNGREKAPGNYIANNNKELEQQLTVWNELAKAGIAPNIGRKGGPDEFNSGKAAMTVASSANLRDTLNQVGGKFEVGTAFYPSVKAGDKGGVSIGGASLWMINSEDKARMDATWEFIKFMISPESQAYWNSMTGYFPITVDAAKESVFKDNMSKFPQFQTAIDQLHASNPQSQGGLSASFAEIRQITEKEIENMLNGAKTPAQAAAAIAEQANAAIKIYNDANGTK from the coding sequence ATGAGATTAAAAACGCTAGCTTTATGTGCCTTGACGGCATTCAGTATTGTCGGCCTGATCGGCTGCGGCAATACCGGCACCACCGCATCTTCCGGCAACTCGGACAAAAAAATCGAGCTTAAATTCTGGCATGCCATGGGCGGCAGCGGCGCCAAGGGGATTGATGAACTCGTCAAGCGGTTTAACGACTCACATCCCAATATCCACGTAACGGCTGAATTCCAGGGTTCCTATGACGATACGATCACGAAACTGCGCAACGCCGGGAACGGCAAAAACCTGGGCGCCGACGTAGTACAGGTTTTTGATCTCGGCACGCGGTACATGATTGATTCGGGCCTGACCGTACCGGTCCAGGATTATCTGGACAAGGACAAGTACGATATCTCCAAGATAGAACCAAATATTGCGGCGTATTATACGATAAACAATAAGCTGTACTCCATGCCGTTCAATTCGTCAACGCCGCTTTTGTATTACAACAAAGACATCTTCAAAAAAGCCGGCATCGAAAAGCCGCCGACATCGCTGGAAGAACTGAAAGCGATGGGACCCAAATTAGTTCAAGACGGCGGCGCGCAAATGCCGTTGGCTCTGACGATATACGGCTGGTACAGCGAACAGTTCTTCTGCAAATCCGGCATTCCTATCTTCGATAACAATAACGGACGTGAAAAAGCGCCAGGCAACTATATTGCCAATAACAATAAAGAATTGGAACAACAATTGACTGTTTGGAACGAATTGGCCAAAGCCGGCATTGCCCCCAATATCGGACGGAAAGGCGGCCCTGATGAATTCAATTCCGGTAAGGCGGCCATGACAGTCGCTTCAAGCGCCAATCTCCGTGATACGCTGAACCAGGTCGGCGGTAAATTCGAAGTCGGCACGGCGTTTTATCCCAGCGTAAAAGCCGGTGATAAAGGCGGCGTGTCCATTGGCGGCGCTTCCCTTTGGATGATCAACAGTGAAGACAAAGCCCGTATGGACGCTACCTGGGAATTCATCAAGTTCATGATCAGCCCCGAATCACAAGCTTATTGGAATTCCATGACCGGCTACTTCCCCATTACGGTAGATGCAGCAAAAGAATCGGTCTTCAAGGATAACATGTCCAAGTTCCCGCAGTTCCAGACGGCCATCGATCAGCTGCATGCTTCCAATCCTCAATCGCAAGGCGGATTAAGCGCGTCCTTCGCCGAAATTCGTCAGATTACGGAAAAGGAAATCGAAAATATGCTGAACGGTGCCAAGACACCGGCGCAGGCAGCCGCCGCCATTGCCGAACAGGCCAATGCAGCCATAAAGATTTACAATGACGCGAACGGCACAAAATAA
- a CDS encoding DeoR/GlpR family DNA-binding transcription regulator produces MLAEERQQEILKYIRRQKALTVQEIVSLFSVSEATARRDLLSLQASGFVNRVHGGATWREGCGAYDADWEDLQQKYAYHMEAKRRIARFAAAQIGDADFIYLDAGSTVEQMADFLSGSKASFVTNSLPLAQKLAHFGRDVLILPGRIKEKTAAIVGSEMRDMLRRYHFTKGFFGANGISLQAGCTTPDAEEGDCKMAALQHCRYKSVLADCSKFGLASHITFADLAEVSIITAQEAEHFDFTPFQQITEVHIV; encoded by the coding sequence ATGTTGGCGGAAGAGCGGCAGCAGGAAATTTTAAAGTACATTCGCCGGCAAAAGGCCCTTACGGTACAGGAAATCGTTTCTCTGTTTTCCGTTTCCGAAGCGACGGCACGGCGTGATTTGCTGTCTCTGCAGGCGTCGGGTTTTGTAAATCGCGTTCACGGTGGAGCGACGTGGCGTGAGGGCTGCGGAGCTTACGATGCCGACTGGGAGGATTTACAGCAAAAATACGCGTACCACATGGAGGCGAAACGACGGATTGCCCGCTTTGCGGCGGCACAGATCGGCGATGCTGATTTTATTTATTTAGATGCCGGTTCCACTGTTGAACAGATGGCCGACTTTTTGAGCGGTTCCAAGGCTTCTTTCGTGACCAACAGTTTGCCGCTGGCACAGAAATTGGCTCATTTCGGTCGAGACGTACTGATCCTGCCCGGCCGCATCAAGGAGAAAACGGCGGCCATCGTCGGCAGTGAGATGCGGGATATGCTGCGGCGGTATCATTTCACGAAAGGGTTTTTCGGTGCGAACGGCATTTCTCTCCAAGCCGGCTGTACGACGCCGGATGCGGAAGAAGGCGATTGCAAAATGGCGGCCCTGCAGCATTGCCGGTATAAATCGGTTTTGGCGGACTGCAGTAAGTTCGGTTTGGCTTCACACATTACGTTTGCCGATTTGGCGGAAGTTTCCATTATTACGGCGCAGGAAGCGGAGCATTTTGATTTTACGCCGTTTCAGCAGATTACAGAGGTGCATATCGTATGA